In Passer domesticus isolate bPasDom1 chromosome 7, bPasDom1.hap1, whole genome shotgun sequence, one genomic interval encodes:
- the PIGC gene encoding phosphatidylinositol N-acetylglucosaminyltransferase subunit C: MEPVPVRRWQKVLYERQPFPDNYVDQRFLEELRKNVHARQYRYQAVVFQSGAVVQQLCSVCVFVLTWWYMDAGVLSPQGLFGAALVSSLLGYVLFDAVDGGAGRWASGRTRWADLKSTLVFAAFTYGFSPVLKTLTESISTDTIYAMSALMLLGHLIFFDYGANAAIVSSTLSLNMAIFASVCLASRLPRSLHAFVMVTFAMQIFALWPMLQKKLKARTPRCYVAVTVLFALAALAGLTTVSSVGAVLFASLLLAISCLCPYCLIRLQLLKDNIHGPWDEAEIKEDLSRFLM, translated from the coding sequence ATGGAGCCGGTGCCCGTGCGGCGGTGGCAGAAGGTGCTGTACGAGCGCCAGCCTTTCCCCGATAACTACGTGGACCAGCGgttcctggaggagctgcggaAGAACGTGCACGCCCGGCAGTACCGGTACCAGGCCGTGGTCTTCCAGTCGGGAGCGGTggtgcagcagctgtgcagcgTCTGCGTCTTCGTGCTCACCTGGTGGTACATGGACGCCGGGGTGCTGAGCCCGCAGGGCCTTTTCGGAGCGGCGCTGGTGTCCTCCCTGCTCGGCTACGTGCTGTTCGACGCCGTGgacggcggggccgggcgctggGCGAGCGGGCGGACGCGCTGGGCTGACCTCAAGAGCACGCTGGTGTTCGCCGCCTTCACCTACGGCTTCTCGCCGGTGCTGAAGACGCTGACCGAGTCCATCAGCACGGACACCATCTACGCCATGTCGGCCCTCATGCTCCTGGGGCACCTCATCTTCTTCGACTACGGCGCCAACGCCGCCATTGTGTCCAGCACGCTGTCCCTCAACATGGCCATCTTCGCCTCGGTGTGCCTGGCCTCGCGCCTGCCCCGCTCCCTGCACGCCTTCGTCATGGTGACCTTCGCCATGCAGATCTTCGCCCTGTGGCCCATGCTGCAGAAGAAGCTGAAGGCGCGGACGCCGCGCTGCTACGTGGCGGTGACGGTGCTCTTCGCGCTGGCCGCGCTGGCGGGGCTGACCACGGTGTCCAGCGTGGGCGCCGTGCTCTTCGCCTCGCTGCTGCTCGCCAtctcctgcctctgcccctACTGCCTCATCCGCCTCCAGCTGCTCAAGGACAACATCCACGGCCCGTGGGACGAGGCTGAAATCAAGGAGGACCTCTCCAGGTTCCTCATGTAG